In Cytobacillus oceanisediminis, the following proteins share a genomic window:
- the larC gene encoding nickel insertion protein has translation MILLADGFERAKLKDIFYSLIQIEEYQHPAIKYRLDGPNITFHAEDHLYQQLSDEMEPGFFFDDYFENNQEELLAAISIVSWIKHYHSIKLYCFPHEVPLSTLQENIRLESLELTFTTEHKEIERASIKLLKVLIMNELIRYIDQEDLQDQRLKIQKQSTIFSDCGREGKLTLAENLNDEQKNSSHSSEHIDRNMCILQANIDDQNPEILSFVMDRLFENGANDVFFQPIIMKKGRNAVTINILCSLDDIEKMEDILFKETTTFGVRRLSAAVHRLGRTFDKVNTPWGPVSVKKGLYKESISQISPEFEECKSVAIKHHIPLKTVYDWVTQEVNKNWGL, from the coding sequence ATGATTTTATTGGCAGATGGTTTCGAAAGAGCAAAATTGAAAGACATATTCTATTCACTTATTCAAATTGAAGAATATCAGCATCCAGCTATTAAGTATCGTTTAGATGGACCAAACATAACGTTTCATGCTGAAGATCATTTATACCAGCAGTTAAGTGATGAAATGGAGCCAGGTTTTTTTTTCGACGATTATTTTGAAAACAACCAGGAAGAGCTCCTGGCTGCCATTTCTATTGTTTCATGGATAAAACATTATCATTCAATCAAATTGTACTGTTTTCCTCATGAGGTTCCACTCTCCACCTTGCAGGAAAACATACGATTAGAATCGCTGGAACTGACTTTTACAACTGAACACAAGGAAATAGAACGGGCTTCAATAAAACTCCTTAAAGTCCTAATTATGAATGAATTAATCAGATACATAGATCAAGAGGATCTGCAGGACCAGAGGCTAAAAATTCAAAAGCAATCAACTATATTTTCTGATTGCGGTCGTGAGGGCAAATTAACTTTGGCTGAAAATCTGAATGATGAACAAAAAAATTCTAGCCATTCGAGTGAACATATCGACAGAAATATGTGCATCCTACAGGCTAATATTGATGACCAAAACCCTGAAATCCTTTCGTTTGTAATGGACAGATTATTTGAAAACGGTGCAAATGATGTGTTTTTTCAGCCAATCATCATGAAAAAAGGAAGAAATGCTGTCACGATTAATATTCTTTGTTCTCTTGATGACATAGAAAAAATGGAAGACATCCTATTCAAGGAAACTACAACGTTTGGCGTTAGAAGGCTGTCTGCTGCTGTACATCGGCTGGGCCGCACTTTTGATAAAGTAAATACACCATGGGGACCAGTAAGTGTGAAAAAAGGCTTGTATAAGGAATCAATTTCTCAAATCTCCCCTGAATTTGAGGAATGCAAGTCCGTTGCAATTAAACATCATATCCCTCTAAAAACGGTATATGACTGGGTTACACAGGAAGTAAATAAGAATTGGGGACTTTAA
- the larA gene encoding nickel-dependent lactate racemase, translating to MEIKLAYGKKGLPVYLPDHTAVIEPVHIPGLVNEKENAIEAMRNPIGTMPLKEMVKSTDTVSIVISDMTRPTPNHKLVPWIMEELNHVPAEQFVIINGTGSHRDNTREELIQMLGEDIVNHVRVINNNAFDQSTQTYLGTTSYGGEVYLNKEYCESVFKIVTGFIEPHFFAGFSGGPKGIMPGIAGIETIMHFHNARMIGDKDSTWGKIEGNPVQGEATEAALMAKPDFMLNVTMNGDKEITNYFAGDVILAHRAGCEYVREHSMVACEEPFDIVITSNSGYPLDQNLYQAVKGMSAAQKIVKNGGAIICASECSDGLPNHGNYAEILKMKATPQEILDMIENPAFSIFDQWQVQKQAIIQVWADVYVYSSLTDEDIKNAMFLPSSSIEKTVEELQQKHGRDIRIAVMPLGPLTIPYIKESVKS from the coding sequence TTGGAAATCAAATTGGCATATGGGAAGAAAGGACTTCCTGTCTATCTGCCAGATCATACAGCAGTCATTGAACCTGTCCATATTCCTGGATTGGTGAACGAAAAGGAAAATGCAATTGAAGCAATGAGAAATCCAATTGGAACAATGCCATTAAAAGAAATGGTGAAAAGCACGGATACTGTTTCAATTGTAATCAGCGATATGACACGGCCTACACCCAACCACAAGCTGGTTCCGTGGATCATGGAGGAATTAAATCATGTTCCTGCAGAACAATTTGTCATAATTAATGGCACTGGCAGCCATCGTGATAACACCAGGGAAGAGCTTATTCAAATGCTTGGTGAAGACATTGTCAATCATGTCCGGGTCATTAATAATAACGCATTTGACCAATCCACACAGACCTACCTGGGGACAACCTCATATGGGGGTGAAGTTTACCTTAATAAAGAATATTGTGAAAGTGTTTTTAAAATCGTTACAGGGTTTATTGAGCCTCATTTTTTTGCAGGTTTCAGCGGCGGACCAAAGGGTATCATGCCCGGAATTGCTGGAATTGAGACGATTATGCATTTTCATAATGCCAGAATGATTGGAGATAAAGACAGTACATGGGGAAAAATTGAAGGCAACCCGGTTCAGGGAGAAGCTACAGAGGCAGCCCTAATGGCAAAACCGGATTTTATGTTAAATGTAACTATGAACGGTGATAAGGAGATTACAAACTATTTTGCAGGGGATGTCATTTTGGCGCACAGGGCAGGATGCGAATATGTCCGGGAACATTCGATGGTGGCATGTGAGGAACCATTCGACATTGTTATCACAAGCAACAGCGGCTATCCTTTGGACCAGAATTTATACCAGGCAGTGAAGGGGATGAGCGCTGCACAAAAAATTGTGAAAAATGGCGGTGCCATTATCTGTGCTTCAGAATGCAGTGACGGCCTGCCGAATCATGGGAATTATGCAGAAATACTAAAAATGAAAGCAACACCACAAGAAATTTTAGATATGATCGAGAATCCCGCTTTTTCTATTTTTGATCAATGGCAAGTGCAAAAGCAGGCAATTATTCAGGTGTGGGCTGATGTATATGTATATTCAAGCTTAACAGATGAAGACATTAAAAATGCCATGTTCCTGCCTTCTTCCTCCATTGAAAAAACGGTGGAAGAACTGCAGCAAAAACACGGGAGAGATATAAGGATTGCTGTTATGCCTCTTGGGCCATTAACCATCCCCTACATTAAAGAGTCTGTTAAAAGCTGA
- a CDS encoding tripartite tricarboxylate transporter permease produces MIEGLLGGFGNLFVPFNFFILFVGVLLGFIGGGIPGISGTMLVIILLPVSYAMDPTAAFLLLTSIYATSVFSGSISAILFRTPGTPEAVATIFDGYPMAKKGEGGKALGISIFSSATGGVFGTIVLIFLTPLLASFALRFSSPEYFALALMGLTVVASLSAGNLVKGFIGVSFGLFIATIGIDTMTGVPRFTFGSGQLMSGIDFIPVLIGLFAISEVLRRVQQVHKVNSKQKVRSELPSWNVMKRISGVIGRSSLLGVFIGILPGIGATTAAMLSYSEAARWSKNSKEFGTGIPEGIAAPESANNAAAMGAMVPLLSLGIPGSATTAILLGAFILHGIQPGPLMFSTQGSLIYTILMGLLVANLLIIVIAKPFISVFSKILQVPYTVIGPLIVLFCIVGTFAVRNSIFDVGMMLLFGIIGYYLENAKFPLAPIVLGVVLGPIAEDQFRRAMQMSNNDISIFFTRPIALTFIILSIISILYPLLNKWIKNRKNRLSDSSDTIAS; encoded by the coding sequence ATGATCGAAGGACTTTTAGGAGGATTTGGGAACCTTTTTGTGCCATTTAATTTTTTCATATTATTTGTCGGTGTCCTGCTTGGATTTATTGGAGGAGGAATTCCCGGAATAAGCGGAACCATGCTGGTTATTATTCTGCTTCCTGTCAGTTATGCCATGGATCCGACTGCAGCCTTTTTGTTATTAACCTCCATATACGCCACTTCAGTATTTTCGGGATCCATAAGCGCAATCTTATTTAGAACTCCTGGGACACCAGAAGCTGTAGCCACCATATTTGACGGCTATCCTATGGCAAAAAAAGGTGAGGGAGGCAAAGCACTCGGAATATCCATCTTCAGCTCTGCAACAGGCGGTGTATTTGGAACGATTGTCTTAATTTTTTTAACTCCTCTTCTCGCATCTTTTGCGCTTAGATTTTCTTCTCCTGAGTACTTTGCATTGGCGCTAATGGGACTTACAGTTGTAGCTTCTTTAAGTGCAGGCAATCTCGTAAAAGGATTCATTGGTGTTTCCTTTGGGTTATTCATCGCAACGATTGGAATAGATACGATGACAGGGGTTCCGCGTTTCACTTTCGGCTCAGGTCAATTAATGTCCGGGATAGATTTCATCCCTGTCCTGATTGGATTATTCGCCATTTCAGAAGTATTGCGCCGGGTGCAGCAAGTCCACAAGGTGAATTCAAAGCAAAAAGTAAGGTCGGAGCTGCCAAGCTGGAATGTTATGAAACGAATTTCAGGTGTCATTGGGCGTTCATCACTATTAGGTGTTTTCATCGGAATATTGCCGGGTATTGGTGCAACGACTGCTGCAATGCTGAGCTACAGTGAAGCTGCACGCTGGTCAAAAAATTCCAAGGAATTTGGAACAGGTATTCCAGAGGGGATTGCTGCACCTGAATCAGCCAATAATGCAGCAGCTATGGGCGCCATGGTTCCATTGCTGTCTCTTGGTATCCCTGGGAGTGCTACAACCGCCATCTTGCTGGGAGCCTTTATTCTTCACGGAATACAGCCAGGACCTCTTATGTTCTCAACGCAGGGATCCCTGATTTACACAATTTTAATGGGACTTCTTGTCGCCAATCTATTAATCATTGTTATTGCAAAACCGTTTATATCTGTCTTCTCTAAGATCCTACAGGTTCCATATACAGTGATTGGACCGTTAATTGTGTTATTTTGTATTGTCGGAACGTTTGCTGTTCGAAACTCCATCTTTGATGTTGGCATGATGCTACTGTTTGGAATTATCGGCTACTACCTGGAAAATGCCAAATTCCCTTTAGCTCCGATTGTTTTAGGAGTGGTCCTCGGTCCAATAGCTGAAGATCAATTCAGAAGGGCGATGCAAATGTCTAATAATGATATTTCTATTTTCTTCACAAGGCCTATCGCATTGACCTTTATCATCCTCTCGATTATCAGTATTTTGTACCCGCTTTTAAACAAATGGATTAAGAACCGGAAAAACAGATTGAGTGACTCCAGCGATACAATCGCTTCATAA
- a CDS encoding gamma carbonic anhydrase family protein yields the protein MVYDFEGMKPDVHESVYLAPNTYVIGNVKLEADVSIWFNTVLRGDNDSIKIGSGTNVQEGTMIHVDEGFPVNIGKNVTIGHNCVIHGCTIEDGALIGMGAIVLNGAHIKEGAVVAAGAVVGENKVIEKNTLAAGVPAKSLKPVNDELKVRISEGANFYQKNGVRFSRNGITSELTSHI from the coding sequence ATGGTATATGATTTTGAAGGCATGAAGCCTGATGTCCATGAATCGGTTTATTTGGCCCCAAATACGTATGTGATTGGAAATGTTAAGCTGGAAGCGGATGTATCCATATGGTTCAATACAGTACTTCGAGGGGACAACGACTCTATTAAAATTGGAAGCGGTACCAATGTTCAGGAAGGAACTATGATTCATGTAGATGAAGGATTTCCCGTTAACATAGGCAAAAACGTTACGATCGGACATAACTGTGTTATTCATGGCTGCACCATTGAAGATGGAGCGCTTATAGGCATGGGAGCCATTGTCTTAAACGGCGCACATATTAAGGAAGGTGCTGTTGTCGCCGCTGGTGCTGTGGTAGGAGAAAATAAAGTTATTGAAAAAAATACGCTTGCTGCTGGTGTTCCTGCAAAGTCATTAAAACCAGTTAATGATGAGTTGAAAGTGCGTATTAGTGAAGGGGCAAATTTTTATCAAAAAAATGGAGTAAGATTTAGCCGTAATGGTATAACTTCTGAGCTTACTAGCCATATTTAG
- a CDS encoding tripartite tricarboxylate transporter TctB family protein: protein MILERNLSIIMIVFSSFFLVISLQLENRAGNLIAPGSWPAALMVLMLILSVILLARTFSKKNSQNIQINNGEEDADDNDEEKLVYPKRFFLLFITLAIYTFILGYVGFIVATILGIFVMSFLFGMKSSIRALITGIFAVAGSIVLFPILLNLPFPRGVGIFQMFSLLFY, encoded by the coding sequence ATGATTCTGGAACGTAATCTTTCTATCATAATGATTGTGTTCTCATCCTTTTTTCTGGTCATATCTTTACAGTTAGAAAATAGAGCAGGTAATTTGATTGCTCCAGGGTCTTGGCCTGCAGCGTTAATGGTTTTAATGCTCATTTTATCCGTAATCCTGCTGGCAAGGACTTTTAGCAAGAAAAATAGTCAGAATATACAGATTAATAATGGTGAAGAAGATGCAGATGACAATGATGAAGAAAAACTTGTTTACCCAAAGAGGTTTTTCCTCTTGTTCATTACACTGGCAATCTATACATTTATCCTCGGTTATGTAGGATTTATTGTTGCTACCATTCTTGGGATATTTGTCATGTCATTCCTTTTTGGAATGAAAAGCTCAATTCGTGCATTAATAACTGGGATTTTTGCTGTTGCCGGATCTATCGTCCTTTTCCCGATTTTGCTGAATCTTCCTTTTCCAAGGGGAGTCGGAATTTTCCAGATGTTTAGTTTGCTGTTCTATTAA
- a CDS encoding Gfo/Idh/MocA family protein — MIRFGVVGTNWITERFLKAALQAEDFQLTAVYSRTEEKAKEFAGKYGVERTFTDLKTMAASGEIDAVYIASPNSLHAEQAVIFMKNKVHVLCEKPIASNVRELQTMIAAARDNNVLLMEALKSTLMPNFLAVKENLHKIGQVRRYFASYCQYSSRYDAYRQGTVLNAFNPEFSNGSIMDIGIYCIYPLVALFGKPEEIKAAGYKLESGVDGEGSIVLKYPDMDAVIMYSKITNSSLPAEIQGEEGNIVIDKISTPEKVELHYRNGEKEDLTQDQLSDSMYYEAKEFIRLVQAGKTESDINSFANSMITMEIIEEARRQIGVVYPADQN, encoded by the coding sequence TTGATTCGTTTTGGAGTAGTAGGCACTAACTGGATTACAGAAAGATTTTTAAAAGCGGCACTGCAGGCTGAAGATTTTCAGCTGACTGCTGTTTATTCACGTACAGAAGAAAAAGCAAAAGAATTTGCAGGCAAATATGGTGTGGAGAGGACTTTTACTGATTTAAAGACGATGGCCGCAAGCGGCGAAATCGACGCCGTTTATATTGCGAGCCCAAATTCCCTGCATGCTGAACAGGCGGTCATTTTTATGAAAAACAAAGTTCATGTTTTATGTGAAAAGCCGATTGCCTCTAATGTAAGGGAACTGCAAACTATGATAGCTGCGGCCAGGGACAACAACGTTCTTCTCATGGAAGCCCTAAAGTCTACCTTAATGCCTAACTTTCTGGCGGTAAAAGAAAATCTTCATAAAATCGGACAGGTACGCAGGTATTTTGCAAGTTATTGCCAATATTCTTCCCGTTATGATGCCTACAGGCAGGGGACTGTGCTGAATGCATTCAACCCGGAATTTTCGAATGGTTCAATAATGGATATCGGGATTTATTGCATATATCCGCTTGTGGCGTTATTCGGTAAACCAGAAGAGATTAAAGCAGCAGGCTATAAGCTGGAATCCGGTGTTGATGGGGAAGGTAGCATTGTCCTGAAATATCCGGACATGGATGCAGTCATTATGTACAGCAAAATAACCAATTCAAGTCTGCCCGCTGAAATTCAAGGAGAAGAGGGTAATATTGTTATAGATAAAATAAGTACGCCTGAAAAGGTTGAATTGCATTATCGGAACGGAGAGAAAGAGGATCTCACTCAGGACCAATTAAGTGATTCTATGTATTACGAAGCCAAAGAATTCATCCGTTTGGTTCAGGCTGGAAAGACTGAATCTGATATCAACTCCTTTGCAAACTCCATGATAACGATGGAGATAATCGAAGAAGCCCGAAGGCAAATTGGTGTTGTCTACCCGGCAGATCAAAATTAA
- a CDS encoding ABC transporter ATP-binding protein yields the protein MSHTECSSVISLEQISWKRNGKQILNHVSWEVQKGEHWALLGLNGSGKTTILNMITGYLWPNGGQVSVLGHLFGKTNIPDLRRSIGWVSTSLDDKFQFRPADTALEIVLSGKFASIGLYEDISQNDLDKAKFLMREFGISHVENQTLTSLSQGEKRKAMIARALMSSPRLLILDEPCNGLDIFSKEELLASIEKMMSNPGGPTIIYVTHHIEEIVPSISHVMLLKSGEVVAQGDKKTIITEQRLEETFRVPLSVEWEDERPWIRVKSSKLSISAGK from the coding sequence ATGAGTCATACAGAATGCAGCAGTGTTATCTCACTGGAGCAGATCAGCTGGAAAAGGAATGGAAAACAAATTCTCAATCATGTTTCCTGGGAGGTGCAAAAAGGGGAGCATTGGGCGCTTTTAGGATTAAACGGATCCGGTAAAACGACTATCCTTAATATGATTACCGGTTATCTATGGCCAAATGGGGGGCAGGTTTCGGTATTAGGCCATCTATTCGGCAAAACCAATATACCTGACCTTAGAAGGTCCATTGGATGGGTTAGCACCTCCCTGGATGATAAATTTCAGTTTCGCCCTGCTGATACGGCGCTTGAGATTGTATTAAGCGGTAAATTTGCATCTATTGGTTTGTACGAAGATATTTCTCAAAATGATTTGGATAAGGCAAAATTCTTGATGAGGGAATTTGGCATCAGCCATGTGGAAAATCAAACCTTGACTTCTCTTTCTCAGGGTGAAAAAAGAAAGGCAATGATAGCGAGAGCACTGATGTCTTCGCCGCGGCTATTGATATTGGACGAACCATGCAATGGACTTGACATTTTTTCCAAGGAAGAATTGCTGGCATCTATTGAGAAGATGATGTCCAATCCAGGTGGTCCCACCATCATATATGTAACCCACCATATTGAAGAGATTGTCCCATCCATATCGCATGTAATGCTGCTGAAATCCGGCGAAGTAGTTGCACAAGGAGATAAAAAAACTATCATAACAGAACAAAGACTGGAAGAAACGTTCCGTGTTCCTCTATCTGTGGAGTGGGAGGATGAACGCCCCTGGATTAGAGTCAAATCATCCAAATTATCGATTAGTGCAGGCAAGTAA
- the larB gene encoding nickel pincer cofactor biosynthesis protein LarB, with protein sequence MDKQNNLEEILIKVKEGTIDIDEAKDQLKTYENLGFARLDFHRENRQGFPEVIYGEGKTAFQIIEIIKGLQKRHRRILGTRICMEKAEIIMEHVSDIEYSPLAETILWKKANEPEILYEGYIAVVSAGTSDLKVAEEAAETIRAMGCQTIRICDVGVAGIHRLLDQLETIQNAAVSVVVAGMEGALPSAVGGLVDHPVIAVPTSIGYGANFGGLSALLSMLNSCASGISVVNIDNGFGGGYNAALIHRMGNKKRRLENENSLF encoded by the coding sequence ATGGACAAGCAAAATAATCTTGAAGAGATTCTTATAAAAGTTAAGGAAGGTACAATTGATATTGATGAAGCAAAAGATCAATTAAAGACCTATGAAAACCTTGGGTTTGCCAGATTAGATTTTCATAGGGAAAATAGGCAAGGCTTCCCTGAAGTGATTTATGGAGAAGGAAAAACAGCATTTCAAATCATAGAAATTATAAAAGGGCTGCAAAAAAGGCACCGCCGTATCTTAGGAACTCGGATTTGTATGGAAAAAGCTGAAATAATAATGGAACATGTATCGGATATAGAATATAGCCCTTTGGCAGAAACGATATTATGGAAGAAAGCAAATGAACCTGAAATTTTATATGAAGGTTATATTGCTGTTGTTTCTGCTGGTACTTCTGATTTGAAAGTAGCTGAGGAAGCTGCAGAAACAATAAGGGCTATGGGATGTCAAACGATTAGAATATGTGATGTTGGAGTAGCTGGAATCCATCGTCTGCTGGATCAGCTGGAAACAATTCAAAATGCAGCTGTCTCAGTTGTTGTTGCTGGTATGGAAGGTGCATTGCCTAGTGCGGTGGGCGGTTTAGTCGACCATCCCGTTATTGCAGTGCCTACGAGTATTGGATATGGAGCGAACTTCGGAGGATTATCTGCCCTGCTCTCGATGTTAAATTCATGTGCATCCGGCATTAGTGTCGTGAACATTGACAACGGTTTTGGCGGAGGCTACAATGCTGCGCTTATCCATCGAATGGGAAATAAAAAAAGGAGACTGGAGAATGAAAACTCTCTATTTTGA
- a CDS encoding M14 family zinc carboxypeptidase, with translation MTLKKKVLSVSLSGLMALGAVTAVGMPAGAVGNGPGTGNGSIQTSILHTYDSLTEYLKTQDAKQEAMQLEVIGQTVKGRDIYMAKYISNPENPTILFLTQQHGNEQLTTEGAMEFIKHLGTGKTSGVLKDVNILVIPMLNADGAMGDVNFSLDDYLADGDRHLTRYNANRVDLNREHDKDTSKMEPEARALHENVFQKYKIDYMIDLHHQGTLSETEGKLVSGSILYPTNSNVKPEVLEKSKKLGSVVFNALHHTGWGHIGKYVGGTGENIGRNGAAVRYDISTLLFEMRGMSDHNYEPYALGQKSNGYLIKQTITTLDATVKAIADGSINSADTSFWDTLPEQTTRQDEEADE, from the coding sequence ATGACTTTGAAGAAAAAAGTTCTTTCTGTATCGCTATCTGGTTTAATGGCTTTGGGTGCAGTTACGGCAGTGGGCATGCCTGCAGGTGCCGTAGGGAATGGGCCGGGCACGGGAAATGGGTCCATTCAGACTTCCATTCTGCATACATATGATAGTTTAACAGAGTATTTAAAAACGCAGGATGCCAAGCAGGAAGCCATGCAGCTTGAAGTGATTGGCCAGACTGTAAAAGGCCGTGATATTTACATGGCAAAATACATATCCAATCCTGAAAATCCGACGATTCTTTTTCTGACTCAGCAGCACGGGAATGAGCAGCTGACAACTGAAGGAGCGATGGAGTTTATTAAGCACCTGGGCACCGGCAAGACAAGCGGGGTCCTTAAAGATGTCAATATTCTTGTGATACCTATGCTGAACGCAGATGGAGCAATGGGAGATGTGAACTTCTCACTTGACGATTACCTTGCCGATGGCGATCGCCATTTAACCCGCTATAATGCAAACCGTGTAGATTTGAATCGGGAACATGATAAAGATACAAGCAAAATGGAGCCGGAAGCACGTGCTCTCCATGAAAACGTGTTCCAAAAATACAAAATCGATTACATGATCGATCTTCATCATCAGGGTACCTTAAGTGAAACAGAAGGAAAGCTTGTATCCGGATCAATTCTTTACCCAACTAACAGCAATGTAAAGCCTGAAGTACTTGAAAAGTCCAAAAAGCTGGGTTCAGTTGTGTTTAATGCACTTCACCATACAGGCTGGGGCCATATTGGAAAATATGTCGGCGGAACAGGTGAAAACATTGGCCGAAACGGCGCAGCTGTCCGTTACGATATTTCCACCCTGCTTTTTGAAATGCGCGGAATGTCCGACCACAACTATGAGCCTTATGCCCTTGGACAAAAGAGCAACGGTTATCTCATCAAGCAAACAATCACGACACTCGATGCGACAGTAAAAGCAATAGCAGATGGTTCAATCAATTCTGCTGACACAAGCTTCTGGGATACATTGCCTGAGCAGACAACAAGACAAGACGAAGAAGCTGATGAGTAA
- a CDS encoding LarC family nickel insertion protein: MKTLYFDCVSGASGDMIIGSLIDLGADAIHLKQELLKLAIGSEYEITVKKVNKNGITATKFDVILKEEPNQSHFQHHDPSHEHTHDHGQTQDLHEERSHNHHSHESHEHTRDHHCDEGHGHSHDHHLEDHSHANHAHSHSHHHRTFSSIKKMIEESTLQEDVKSLSITIFQKIAEAEGKIHGVSIDKVHFHEVGAVDSIIDIVGTAILICSIKPDLISSSSLPVGTGKIAIDHGIYPVPAPATLEILKGVPIEQSNIRFELTTPTGAAIIAVLAEQFGSIPSMTVESIGYGAGTKTFPSYPNVIRTIIGHSD, encoded by the coding sequence ATGAAAACTCTCTATTTTGATTGCGTATCAGGCGCCAGCGGTGATATGATTATCGGCTCGCTCATCGATCTTGGTGCTGATGCCATACATTTAAAGCAGGAACTTCTAAAGCTTGCCATTGGTTCTGAATATGAAATAACCGTAAAAAAAGTAAATAAAAACGGCATTACAGCCACCAAATTTGACGTGATATTGAAGGAAGAACCTAATCAATCTCATTTTCAGCACCATGATCCCAGTCATGAACATACACACGACCATGGGCAAACACAGGATCTTCACGAAGAACGTTCACATAATCACCATAGCCATGAAAGTCATGAACATACACGCGACCATCATTGCGATGAAGGACACGGACATTCGCATGATCACCACCTTGAAGACCATTCTCACGCTAATCATGCTCACAGCCATTCACATCACCACCGGACCTTTTCTTCCATAAAAAAGATGATTGAAGAATCCACTTTACAAGAAGATGTGAAGTCACTTTCAATCACAATTTTTCAAAAAATTGCTGAAGCAGAAGGTAAAATACATGGTGTTTCCATTGATAAAGTACATTTTCATGAAGTGGGTGCAGTTGATTCCATCATTGACATTGTAGGTACTGCTATTTTAATTTGTTCTATCAAACCTGATCTAATATCTTCATCATCTTTACCAGTTGGAACTGGAAAAATAGCTATTGATCATGGAATCTATCCTGTACCGGCACCTGCAACACTTGAAATTTTAAAAGGAGTGCCTATAGAGCAGAGTAACATTCGCTTTGAATTAACTACTCCAACCGGAGCTGCCATTATTGCTGTTCTTGCTGAACAATTTGGGAGCATACCTTCTATGACTGTTGAAAGCATTGGATATGGTGCCGGGACTAAAACATTCCCTTCATATCCAAATGTCATTCGCACGATAATTGGGCATTCGGATTAA
- the larE gene encoding ATP-dependent sacrificial sulfur transferase LarE — MREEIDQKNEQLGKILSDMGSVLIAFSGGVDSAFLLARAQEELGENVLAVTAASETFPQREFNEAVNLANELKANHFTIEIKEFENENFVKNDKNRCYFCRFGLFERLVKIAEEKGYPYILDGTNASDAGDYRPGMKATREKGVRSPLKEAGLTKDEIRSLSKAMGLKTWEKPSFACLSSRIPYGTRITGAAINKLDLAEHFLLTELGFYQVRVRYHDKVARIEVNPDEIEKVLLYREEINIRLKEIGFTYVSLDLEGYRTGSMNEVLKGELHGQAK; from the coding sequence ATGAGAGAAGAAATAGATCAAAAAAATGAGCAGCTGGGGAAAATTCTGTCCGATATGGGGAGTGTTTTAATCGCATTTTCAGGCGGGGTAGACAGTGCATTTCTTTTAGCCAGGGCACAAGAGGAGCTTGGGGAAAATGTCCTTGCTGTTACAGCCGCTTCAGAAACTTTTCCGCAGCGTGAATTTAATGAAGCGGTAAATCTTGCAAACGAGCTAAAAGCGAATCATTTTACAATAGAAATAAAAGAATTCGAGAATGAGAATTTTGTAAAAAACGATAAGAACAGGTGTTATTTCTGCAGGTTTGGATTATTTGAAAGACTGGTCAAGATCGCAGAGGAAAAAGGCTACCCATATATATTGGATGGGACCAATGCCAGTGATGCAGGTGATTACAGGCCTGGAATGAAAGCAACAAGAGAAAAAGGGGTTAGAAGTCCATTAAAAGAAGCTGGCTTAACCAAAGACGAAATACGCAGTCTCTCAAAGGCAATGGGGTTAAAGACATGGGAGAAGCCTTCATTTGCCTGCCTTTCATCCAGAATTCCTTACGGTACGAGAATAACAGGAGCTGCTATTAATAAACTTGATCTGGCAGAACATTTTCTGCTTACAGAACTCGGGTTTTATCAGGTGCGAGTCAGATATCATGATAAGGTGGCGCGAATAGAAGTAAATCCGGATGAAATAGAAAAGGTGCTTTTATATAGGGAAGAGATAAACATTCGATTGAAGGAAATTGGATTTACATATGTATCACTTGATTTGGAAGGATATCGGACTGGCAGCATGAATGAAGTATTAAAAGGAGAGCTTCATGGACAAGCAAAATAA